Proteins encoded within one genomic window of Marasmius oreades isolate 03SP1 chromosome 4, whole genome shotgun sequence:
- the PSMC5 gene encoding 26S protease regulatory subunit 8: MPAPLRAPAVPGGIKAYYQAKIESSELLINQKTQNLRRLEAQRNALNARVRLLREELQLLHEPGSYVGEVVKVMGKNKVLVKVQPEGKYIVDLDSDIDINQLTPNLRIALRSDSYTIHKILPNKVDPLVSLMMVEKVPDSTYEMVGGLDKQIKEIKEVIELPVKHPELFEALGIAQPKGVLLYGPPGTGKTLLARAVAHHTDCKFIRVSGSELVQKYIGEGSRMVRELFVMAREHAPSIIFMDEIDSIGSSRGESGSGGGDSEVQRTMLELLNQLDGFESTKNIKVIMATNRIDILDSALLRPGRIDRKIEFPPPGPEARVSILRIHSRKMSLQRGINLRALAEKMGQCSGAEVRGICTEAGMYALRERRQHVTQEDFEFAVAKVLKKNQEGNTSVNKLFS, translated from the exons ATGCCTGCCCCACTACGAGCCCCCGCAGTTCCAGGAGGAATCAAAGCCTATTACCAGGCCAAAATAGAATCCTCGGAGCTTTTAATAAACCAGAAGACCCAGAATTTACGACGTTTAGAGGCCCAACGAAATGCACTCAACGCCCGAG TGAGATTACTCCGTGAAGAACTCCAACTTCTGCACGAACCTGGTAGCTACGTGGGTGAGGTTGTCAAAGTCATGGGCAAGAACAAGGTACTCGTCAAAGTCCAGCCTGAGGGCAAATACA TTGTTGACTTGGACTCCGATATCGATATCAACCAACTTACCCCCAACCTTCGTATCGCGCTTCGTTCCGATTCATATACCATCCACAAAATTCTCCCAAATAAAGTTGACCCTCTTGTCTCTCTCATGATGGTCGAAAAGGTTCCGGATAGTACCTATGAAATGGTCGGTGGTCTCGACAAACAGATTAAGGAAATCAAAGAAGTTATCGAGCTACCAGTCAAACACCCCGAACTGTTCGAAGCCCTCGGCATTGCCCAACCGAAGGGTGTACTGTTATACGGCCCCCCGGGAACAGGAAAGACACTACTAGCACGTGCAGTCGCCCACCATACAGATTGCAAATTCATCCGTGTCAGTGGAAGTGAATTGGTGCAGAAGTACATTGGCGAGGGGAGTAGAATGGTTCGGGAATTATTCGTCATGGCGCGAGAACATGCACCGAGTATCATATTTATGGATGAGATCGATTCCATTGGGAGCTCGAGAGGGGAGAGCGGAAGTGGAGGGGGTGACTCGGAAGTTCAGAGAACGATGTTGGAGTTGTTGAACCAATTGGATGGGTTCGAGTCGACGAAAAATATCAAGGTTATCATGGCTACTAACCGTATCG ATATTCTCGATTCTGCTCTCCTCCGACCAGGCCGTATCGATCGTAAGATCGAGTTCCCTCCGCCAGGCCCTGAAGCTCGTGTGTCGATTCTTCGAATCCACTCGCGCAAAATGTCGTTACAACGTGGAATCAATCTTCGCGCATTAGCGGAGAAGATGGGTCAGTGTTCTGGGGCTGAAGTTCGGGGTATCTGCACGGAAGCTG GTATGTACGCACTGCGAGAAAGGAGACAACATGTAACACAAGAAGATTTTGAATTCGCTGTGGCTAAG GTTCTCAAGAAGAACCAGGAGGGAAACACTTCGGTTAACAAGCTTTTCTCATAG
- the PRP43_2 gene encoding DEAH-box ATP-dependent RNA helicase prp43: protein MADNPDLVRRQASEKDTLLEPLLGFVPRQVKGEQVRKALDHQMNPFTKKFRTERYKELLKARQKLPVFAQLGEFLTMFRESQIIVMVGETGAGKTTQIPQFVAYFDLPHIEGKVVACTQPRRVAAMSAARRVAEEMDVELGREVGYSIRFEDMTEPGKTFLKYMTDGMLLREAMNDPNLERYSTIILDEAHERTLATDVLMGLLKDIAKRRADLKIIIMSATLDALKFQKYFGLTQDSAAPLFKVPGRTHPVEVFYTQEPEPDYVEAAIRTVLMIHRAEDPGDILVFLTGEEEIEDACKKIKLEADDLVNQDPDSVGPLVCIPLYSSLPPQQQQRIFDPAPSAISPSRPRGRKVVVSTNIAETSLTIDGIVYVVDPGFLKQKVYNPRIRVESLLVSPISKASAQQRAGRAGRTRPGKCFRLYTEKDFMGELEEQTYPEILRCNLSNTVLELLKLGIKDLVRFDFVDAPLQRR from the exons ATGGCCGATAACCCAGACCTCGTGCGTAGACAAGCATCAGAGAAAGACACCTTACTGGAGCCGCTGCTTGGCTTTGTACCGCGGCAAGTCAAGGGGGAGCAGGTCCGTAAGGCTTTG GACCACCAAATGAACCCGTTCACGAAAAAATTCCGCACTGAACGATACAAGGAATTGTTAAAGGCACGTCAAAAGCTGCCCGTGTTTGCTCAGCTGGGCGAGTTTTTGACAATG TTCCGCGAAAGCCAAATCATTGTAATGGTTGGAGAAACTGGTGCCGGGAAGACCACACA AATACCACAATTTGTCGCATATTTTGACTTGCCGCACATCGAAGGAAAAGTAGTTGCATGCACTCAACCGCGACGAGTTGCCGCAATGTCCGCAGCAAGGCGTGTGGCAGAGGAGATGGATG TTGAACTTGGCCGTGAAGTCGGTTATTCTATCCGTTTCGAAGATATGACCGAACCTGGTAAAACCTTCCTCAAATACATGACTGACGGTATGCTTCTTCGTGAAGCCATGAATGACCCTAATCTCGAACGATATTCGACTATCATTCTTGACGAAGCCCACGAGCGTACTCTTGCAACAGATGTTCTCATGGGCCTTTTAAAGGACATTGCCAAACGCCGCGCCGATCTCAAAATCATCATAATGTCCGCCACTCTCGATGCACTCAAATTCCAAAAATACTTCGGCCTCACCCAAGACTCTGCCGCCCCCCTTTTCAAAGTACCAGGGAGAACACATCCCGTGGAAGTCTTTTACACACAGGAACCTGAACCCGATTATGTTGAAGCCGCTATTAGAACTGTATTGATGATTCATCGTGCAGAAGATCCCGGCGATATCCTTGTTTTCTTgacgggagaggaagaaattgaagaTGCTTGTAAAAAGATCAAGCTCGAAGCAGATGATTTGGTGAACCAAGATCCCGACTCTGTTGGACCTCTCGTGTGCATACCCCTGTATTCATCTCTACCTCCACAACAACAGCAGAGAATATTCGATCCAGCACCTTCAGCCATATCTCCATCTAGACCCCGGGGGCGAAAAGTCGTAGTGTCTACCAACATCGCCGAAACGTCGTTGACAATAGATGGTATCGTCTATGTCGTGGATCCCGGCTTCTTAAAACAAAAAGTGTACAACCCACGGATAAGAGTAGAGAGTTTATTGGTTAGCCCAATCTCCAAAGCTTCGGCACAACAACGAGCTGGACGAGCTGGACGAACACGTCCTGGGAAGTGTTTCCGACTTTATACGGAGAAAGATTTCATGGGCGAATTAGAGGAGCAAACATATCCTGAAATTTTACGATGTAATCTCAGCAATACTGTTCTGGAGTTGCTCAAGCTTGGTATCAAG GATCTTGTACGATTTGACTTCGTAGACGCCCCTCTCCAGAGACGCTGA
- a CDS encoding uncharacterized protein (BUSCO:EOG09261ZJR) → MSSLISIVRSKFLDAIRSVNPPGRWKILVVDEHSQKLLGTVLKQFDILEENVTQIESISNYREPQAGFEALYLIMPTTQNVDRILKDWETQQYAGAHLFFIEGLPEPLFQMLMPAESYMRCLKELFINFRAAEAQTFTFDMPEQFFSMYSPPRNEREYPEGRGRLEEDLQFTSKLIANVCITLNEFPFIRYYVPANHSPLGPLKPHTSTRPPPPSEGSGRWRTNLARGGDARAYESVEGDFVTKLLAFMVQRHLEEHKKSNPDFGKSEARARSTLIITDRSMDMIAPFLHEFTYQAMIHDLLPIQDGSKYTYKFQSSVGAYEDKTATLSDSDRVWTEVRHMHMREAIDRLMADFNKFLEDNAVFSGDGAANLNDMKDMLASLPQYQEQRENFSLHLNMAQECMDKFEKEKLPLVANVEQNCATGVTAEGKSPKHLVEDMVPLLDSKDVVNMNKVRMIALYIQYRDGVPDEDRRRLYQHARLSLAEQDAINALTEFGVRISRGTGDRDNKKKLKAKTSDDDYELSRYKPFLRTVVEDHVAGKLDTSLFPYVKDSPSAAPLPTSLRSQSPAQPTSLRSQKPAWHRAARPGVTNEARQRLLLFVAGGMTFSEIREVYQLSSSLTKDIYIGDYPFVF, encoded by the exons ATGTCTTCCCTAATCTCCATTGTCCGCAGTA AGTTCCTGGACGCTATTCGATCAGTGAACCCCCCCGGACGATGGAAGATCCTGGTTGTCGACGAGCATTCTCAAAAGCTTCTGGGTACCGTATTGAAGCAGTTCGATATTTTAGAAGAGAACGTCACCC AAATTGAATCTATCTCGAACTACAGAGAACCTCAGGCAGGGTTTGAGGCACTTTATCTAATTATGCCCACTACGCAGAATGTCGATCGAATTTTGAAAGATTGGGAGACCCAACAGTATGCTGGAGCACACTTGTTCTTCATCGAAG GACTACCGGAACCATTATTCCAAATGCTAATGCCCGCAGAATCTTACATGCGATGTTTGAAGGAGCTCTTCATCAACTTTCGAG CGGCGGAAGCCCAAACATTTACCTTTGATATGCCTGAACAGTTTTTTAGCATGTACAGTCCCCCGCGGAATGAAAGGGAATATCCAGAGGGGAGGGGGAGGTTAGAAGAAGATCTGCAGTTCACAAGTAAACTA ATAGCTAACGTCTGTATAACCCTCAACGAATTTCCTTTCATCCGGTACTATGTGCCAGCCAACCATTCACCACTAGGTCCCCTGAAACCCCACACTTCCACACGCCCACCGCCTCCATCAGAAGGAAGTGGACGGTGGAGAACAAATCTGGCTCGGGGTGGGGATGCCAGGGCGTACGAATCTGTAGAAGGAGATTTTGTGACCAAGCTCCTAGCATTTATGGTGCAACGACATCTGGAAGAGCATAAAAAGTCCAATCCAGATTTTGGG AAGTCCGAGGCTCGTGCTCGTTCGACGTTGATAATAACAGACCGTTCCATGGACATGATTGCTCCCTTCCTTCATGAATTTACATACCAAGCGATGATACACGACTTACTGCCCATACAAGATGGTTCCAAATACAC GTATAAATTCCAGTCTTCCGTGGGAGCTTACGAGGACAAGACTGCTACGCTCTCGGACTCTGATCGTGTTTGGACTGAAGTCCGGCACATGCACATGCGCGAGGCAATAGACAGACTCATGGCCGACTTCAACAAGTTCCTAGAGGATAATGCTGTGTTCAGTGG AGATGGAGCTGCCAACTTGAACGACATGAAGGATATGTTGGCTAGTCTGCCTCAATATCAGGAACAGCGAGAAAAT TTCTCTCTTCATCTGAATATGGCACAGGAATGTATGGATAAGTTCGAGAAAGAAAAGCTCCCATTGGTAGCAAATGTTGAGCAG AATTGCGCGACTGGAGTGACTGCCGAGGGTAAATCTCCCAAGCACCTAGTGGAAGACATGGTACCGCTGTTGGATAGTAAAGACGTCGT GAATATGAATAAGGTTCGAATGATCGCTCTGTACATCCAATACCGAGATGGCGTCCCGGATGAGGACCGTCGCCGTTTATACCAACATGCTCGGCTATCGCTGGCAGAGCAGGACGCGATCAATGCATTGACAGAATTCGGTGTTCGGATCTCTAGG GGAACTGGGGATCGAGACAACAAGAAGAAACTCAAAGCAAAGACCAGCGATGACGATTATGAGCTCTCGAGATACAAGCCATTCTTGAGGACAGTAGTCGAG GATCATGTCGCCGGCAAACTCGATACCTCGCTCTTTCCTTATGTGAAGGACTCGCCTTCAGCAGCACCCCTACCAACGAGCCTACGATCACAGTCTCCAGCCCAACCAACGTCTCTGCGTAGTCAGAAACCGGCGTGGCATCGAGCGGCCAGGCCTGGCGTGACTAATGAAGCTCGACAACGCTTGTTACTTTTTGTTGCTGGCGGCATGACATTCTCCGAAATCAGAGAAGTCTACCAATTGTCTTCTTCTCTGACCAAGGATATATACATAGGCGACTACCCTTTCGTTTTTTAA